The proteins below come from a single Zea mays cultivar B73 chromosome 8, Zm-B73-REFERENCE-NAM-5.0, whole genome shotgun sequence genomic window:
- the LOC100381829 gene encoding NAC domain-containing protein 68 → MAMVAAQGGGRRDAEAELNLPPGFRFHPTDEELVVHYLCRKVACQQLPVPIIAEVDLYKFDPWDLPEKALFGRKEWYFFTPRDRKYPNGSRPNRAAGRGYWKATGADKPIAPKGGGGAAGIKKALVFYSGKAPRGFKTDWIMHEYRLADADRAPGKKGSRKLDEWVLCRLYNKKNNWEKVKAEEPEAAAPFRHQQGAAEDSMSDSFQTHDSDIDNNAFGMQNGFGNMVHGQTMTMRNGIGSVARTVKEDNYWFTDLNLDDLQAPYNVTHVLNPNPVQTMNLAAGQGHGYLQSMSSPSTKMWQTILPPF, encoded by the exons atGGCAATGGTGGCGGCGCAGGGAGGCGGCCGGAGGGACGCCGAGGCGGAGCTCAACCTGCCGCCGGGGTTCCGGTTCCATCCCACCGATGAGGAGCTGGTGGTGCACTACCTCTGCAGGAAGGTGGCGTGTCAGCAGCTGCCCGTGCCCATCATCGCCGAGGTCGACCTTTACAAATTCGACCCGTGGGATCTTCCAG AGAAGGCGCTGTTTGGCCGCAAGGAGTGGTACTTCTTCACGCCGCGGGACCGCAAGTACCCAAACGGCTCGCGCCCCAACCGCGCCGCCGGGAGGGGGTATTGGAAGGCAACGGGCGCGGACAAGCCGATCGCGCCCAAGGGCGGTGGCGGGGCGGCAGGAATCAAGAAGGCTCTCGTCTTCTACTCCGGCAAGGCGCCCAGGGGATTCAAGACCGACTGGATCATGCATGAGTACCGCCTCGCGGACGCGGACCGTGCGCCGGGCAAGAAGGGCTCACGGAAG TTGGATGAGTGGGTGTTGTGCCGGCTGTACAACAAGAAAAACAATTGGGAGAAGGTGAAGGCTGAGGAGCCGGAGGCGGCGGCGCCGTTCCGTCACCAGCAGGGCGCAGCGGAGGATTCCATGTCTGACAGCTTCCAGACGCACGACTCGGACATCGACAACAATGCCTTCGGCATGCAGAACGGCTTCGGTAACATGGTGCACGGGCAGACCATGACCATGAGGAACGGCATTGGCAGCGTGGCGAGGACGGTGAAGGAGGACAACTATTGGTTTACCGACCTGAATCTGGATGATCTACAGGCACCCTACAACGTGACCCATGTGTTGAATCCGAACCCTGTTCAGACGATGAATCTGGCAGCTGGGCAAGGCCATGGCTACTTGCAGTCTATGAGCTCGCCGTCGACGAAGATGTGGCAGACCATCTTGCCTCCGTTCTGA